Proteins from a single region of Symphalangus syndactylus isolate Jambi chromosome 12, NHGRI_mSymSyn1-v2.1_pri, whole genome shotgun sequence:
- the OSBPL9 gene encoding oxysterol-binding protein-related protein 9 isoform X18 produces MVESIKHCIVLLQIAKDQSNAEKHADGMISTINPVDAIYQPSPLEPVISTMPSQTVLPPEPVQLCKSEQRPSSLPVGPVLATLGHHQTPTPNSTGSGHSPPSSSLTSPSHVNLSPNTVPEFSYSSSEDEFYDADEFHQSGSSPKRLIDSSGSASVLTHSSSGNSLKRPDTTESLNSSMSNGTSDADLFDSHDDRDDDAEAGSVEEHKSVIMHLLSQVRLGMDLTKVVLPTFILERRSLLEMYADFFAHPDLFVSISDQKDPKDRMVQVVKWYLSAFHAGRKGSVAKKPYNPILGEIFQCHWTLPNDTEENTELVSEGPVPWVSKNSVTFVAEQVSHHPPISAFYAECFNKKIQFNAHIWTKSKFLGMSIGVHNIGQGCVSCLDYDEHYILTFPNGYGRSILTVPWVELGGECNINCSKTGYSANIIFHTKPFYGGKKHRITAEIFSPNDKKSFCSIEGEWNGVMYAKYATGENTVFVDTKKLPIIKKKVRKLEDQNEYESRSLWKDVTFNLKIRDIDAATEAKHRLEERQRAEARERKEKEIQWETRLFHEDGECWVYDEPLLKRLGAAKH; encoded by the exons GACCAGAGTAATGCGGAGAAGCACGCAGATGGAATGATA aGTACTATTAATCCTGTAGATGCAATATATCAACCTAGTCCTTTGGAACCTGTGATCAGCACAATGCCTTCCCAGACTGTGTTACCTCCAG AACCTGTTCAGTTGTGTAAGTCAGAGCAGCGTCCATCTTCCCTACCAGTTGGACCTGTGTTGGCTACCTTGGGACATCATCAGACTCCTACACCAAATAGTACAG GCAGTGGCCATTCACCACCGAGTAGCAGCCTCACTTCTCCAAGCCATGTGAacttgtctccaaatacagtcccaGAGTTCTCTTACTCCAGCAGTGAAGATGAATTTTATGATGCTGATGAATTCCATCAAAGTGGCTCATCCCCAAAGCGCTTAATAGA TTCTTCTGGATCTGCCTCAGTCCTGACACACAGCAGCTCGGGAAATAGTCTAAAACGCCCAGATACCACAGAATCACTTAATTCTTCCATGTCCAATGGAACAAGTGATGCTG accTTTTCGATTCACATGATGACAGAGATGATGATGCGGAGGCAGGGTCTGTGGAGGAGCACAAGAGCGTTATCATGCACCTCTTGTCACAGGTTAGACTTGGAATGGATCTTACTAAG GTAGTTCTTCCAACGTTTATTCTTGAAAGAAGATCTCTTTTAGAAATGTATGCAGACTTTTTTGCACATCCGGACCTGTTTGTGAG CATTAGTGACCAGAAGGATCCCAAGGATCGAATGGTTCAGGTTGTGAAATGGTACCTCTCAGCCTTTCATGCGGGAAGGAAAGGATCAGTTGCCAAAAAGCCATACAATCCCATTTTGGGCGAGATTTTTCAGTGTCATTGGACATTACCAAATGATACTGAAGAGAACACA GAACTAGTTTCAGAAGGACCAGTTCCCTGGGTTTCCAAAAACAGTGTAACATTTGTGGCTGAGCAGGTTTCCCATCATCCACCCA TTTCAGCCTTTTATGCTGAGTGTTTTAACAAGAAAATACAATTCAATGCTCATATCTGGACCAAATCAAAATTCCTTGGGATGTCAATTGGGGTGCACAACATAGGGCAGG GCTGTGTCTCATGTCTAGACTATGATGAACATTACATTCTCACATTCCCCAATGGCTATGGAAG gtcTATCCTCACAGTGCCCTGGGTGGAATTAGGAGGAGAATGCAATATTAATTGTTCCAAAACAGGCTATAGTGCAAATATCATCTTCCACACTAAACCTTTCTATGGGGGCAAGAAGCACAGAATTACTGCTGAGATTTT TTCTCCAAATGACAAGAAGTCTTTTTGCTCAATTGaaggggaatggaatggtgtgatGTATGCAAAATATGCAACAGGG GAAAATACAGTCTTTGTAGATACCAAGAAGTTGCCTATAATCAAGAAGAAAGTGAGGAAGTTGGAAGATCAGAACGAGTATGAATCCCGCAG CCTTTGGAAGGATGTCACTTTCAACTTAAAAATCAGAGACATTGATGCAGCAACTGAAGCAAAGCACAGGCTTGAAGAAAGACAAAGAGCAGAAGCccgagaaaggaaggagaaggaaattcaGTGGGAGACAAGG TTATTTCATGAAGATGGAGAATGCTGGGTTTATGATGAACCGTTACTGAAACGTCTTGGTGCTGCCAAGCATTAG
- the OSBPL9 gene encoding oxysterol-binding protein-related protein 9 isoform X17 → MSSHSLSLSTINPVDAIYQPSPLEPVISTMPSQTVLPPEPVQLCKSEQRPSSLPVGPVLATLGHHQTPTPNSTGSGHSPPSSSLTSPSHVNLSPNTVPEFSYSSSEDEFYDADEFHQSGSSPKRLIDSSGSASVLTHSSSGNSLKRPDTTESLNSSMSNGTSDADLFDSHDDRDDDAEAGSVEEHKSVIMHLLSQVRLGMDLTKVVLPTFILERRSLLEMYADFFAHPDLFVSISDQKDPKDRMVQVVKWYLSAFHAGRKGSVAKKPYNPILGEIFQCHWTLPNDTEENTELVSEGPVPWVSKNSVTFVAEQVSHHPPISAFYAECFNKKIQFNAHIWTKSKFLGMSIGVHNIGQGCVSCLDYDEHYILTFPNGYGRSILTVPWVELGGECNINCSKTGYSANIIFHTKPFYGGKKHRITAEIFSPNDKKSFCSIEGEWNGVMYAKYATGENTVFVDTKKLPIIKKKVRKLEDQNEYESRSLWKDVTFNLKIRDIDAATEAKHRLEERQRAEARERKEKEIQWETRLFHEDGECWVYDEPLLKRLGAAKH, encoded by the exons aGTACTATTAATCCTGTAGATGCAATATATCAACCTAGTCCTTTGGAACCTGTGATCAGCACAATGCCTTCCCAGACTGTGTTACCTCCAG AACCTGTTCAGTTGTGTAAGTCAGAGCAGCGTCCATCTTCCCTACCAGTTGGACCTGTGTTGGCTACCTTGGGACATCATCAGACTCCTACACCAAATAGTACAG GCAGTGGCCATTCACCACCGAGTAGCAGCCTCACTTCTCCAAGCCATGTGAacttgtctccaaatacagtcccaGAGTTCTCTTACTCCAGCAGTGAAGATGAATTTTATGATGCTGATGAATTCCATCAAAGTGGCTCATCCCCAAAGCGCTTAATAGA TTCTTCTGGATCTGCCTCAGTCCTGACACACAGCAGCTCGGGAAATAGTCTAAAACGCCCAGATACCACAGAATCACTTAATTCTTCCATGTCCAATGGAACAAGTGATGCTG accTTTTCGATTCACATGATGACAGAGATGATGATGCGGAGGCAGGGTCTGTGGAGGAGCACAAGAGCGTTATCATGCACCTCTTGTCACAGGTTAGACTTGGAATGGATCTTACTAAG GTAGTTCTTCCAACGTTTATTCTTGAAAGAAGATCTCTTTTAGAAATGTATGCAGACTTTTTTGCACATCCGGACCTGTTTGTGAG CATTAGTGACCAGAAGGATCCCAAGGATCGAATGGTTCAGGTTGTGAAATGGTACCTCTCAGCCTTTCATGCGGGAAGGAAAGGATCAGTTGCCAAAAAGCCATACAATCCCATTTTGGGCGAGATTTTTCAGTGTCATTGGACATTACCAAATGATACTGAAGAGAACACA GAACTAGTTTCAGAAGGACCAGTTCCCTGGGTTTCCAAAAACAGTGTAACATTTGTGGCTGAGCAGGTTTCCCATCATCCACCCA TTTCAGCCTTTTATGCTGAGTGTTTTAACAAGAAAATACAATTCAATGCTCATATCTGGACCAAATCAAAATTCCTTGGGATGTCAATTGGGGTGCACAACATAGGGCAGG GCTGTGTCTCATGTCTAGACTATGATGAACATTACATTCTCACATTCCCCAATGGCTATGGAAG gtcTATCCTCACAGTGCCCTGGGTGGAATTAGGAGGAGAATGCAATATTAATTGTTCCAAAACAGGCTATAGTGCAAATATCATCTTCCACACTAAACCTTTCTATGGGGGCAAGAAGCACAGAATTACTGCTGAGATTTT TTCTCCAAATGACAAGAAGTCTTTTTGCTCAATTGaaggggaatggaatggtgtgatGTATGCAAAATATGCAACAGGG GAAAATACAGTCTTTGTAGATACCAAGAAGTTGCCTATAATCAAGAAGAAAGTGAGGAAGTTGGAAGATCAGAACGAGTATGAATCCCGCAG CCTTTGGAAGGATGTCACTTTCAACTTAAAAATCAGAGACATTGATGCAGCAACTGAAGCAAAGCACAGGCTTGAAGAAAGACAAAGAGCAGAAGCccgagaaaggaaggagaaggaaattcaGTGGGAGACAAGG TTATTTCATGAAGATGGAGAATGCTGGGTTTATGATGAACCGTTACTGAAACGTCTTGGTGCTGCCAAGCATTAG